The [Clostridium] scindens ATCC 35704 nucleotide sequence ACTATCATAAAGAGAACAATGCAGATGTAACAATTGCAGCAATGCCGGTGCCGATCGAAGAAGCCGGCAGATTCGGCATCGTAATTACAGATGAAGACGGACGGATTACCGAATTCCAGGAGAAGCCTCCGCAGCCAAAGAGCAATCTGGCTTCTATGGGCATCTATATTTTCAGCTGGCCGGCACTGAAGGAAGCGCTTGTGGCATTGAAGGACGAGCCGGGGTGCGACTTTGGAAAGCATATCATTCCATATTGCCATGAGAAGAATGAGAGATTATTTGCTTATGAGTATAATGGATATTGGAAAGATGTAGGGACGCTTGGCTCTTATTGGGAAGCCAATATGGAACTGATTGATATTATTCCGGAGTTCAACCTGTATGAAGAGTTCTGGAAGATATATACCAACAGCGATATTATCCCTCCGCAGTATATTTCAGGACAATCTGTGATTGAAAGAAGCATTATCGGCGACGGATCGGAAGTGTATGGGGAAGTACATAACTGCGTAATTGGTTCCGGTGTGACGATTGGGGAAGGCACGGTAGTCAGGGACTCTATTATTATGAAAGACGTAAGCATTGGCAAGGGCTGCGTAATCGACAAGTCGATCATTGCGGAAAACTGCGAGATTGGGGACAATGTAACATTTGGAATTGGCAGCGATGTGCCGAACAAGCTTAAGCCGGCAGTCTATTCCTTCGGCCTTGTAACGGTCGGCGAGAACTCCGTCATACCGGGCCAGGTGCAGATTGGCAAGAACACTGCCATCAGTGGCGTTACATCCAAAGAAGACTATCCGAATGGAGTACTGGAAAGCGGAGAGACATTGATAAAGGCAGGTGAGCGAGCATGAGAGCAGTAGGTATTATTTTAGCAGGTGGAAACAGTAATAAGATGCGTGAATTGACACATAAGAGAGCAGTGGCGGCAATGCCGATAGCCGGAAGTTACAGGGCGATTGATTTTGCGCTCAGCAACATGTCTAATTCACATATACAGAAGGTGGCAGTGCTGACCCAATACAATGCCCGTTCATTGAATGAACATCTGAATTCCTCCAAATGGTGGGATTTTGGAAGAAAGCAAGGCGGCTTGTATGTGTTCACTCCTACGATCACGGCAGATAACGGATACTGGTACAGAGGAACGGCAGATGCGATCTACCAGAATCTGGAATTCCTTAAGAGATGCCATGAGCCATATGTGATCATTACATCCGGCGATGCGGTATATAAGATGGATTATAATAAGGTGCTTGAGTACCATATTGCCAAGAAGGCCGATATTACGGTGGTTTGCAAGGAACTGGAGCCTGGCGGGGATGCCAGCCGCTTCGGAACGCTTAAGATGAACGAATCTATGCGTGTTGAAGAGTTTGAAGAAAAGCCGATGGTTGCCAATTCAAACACGATTTCTACGGGAATCTATGTAATCAGAAGAAGACAGCTGATTGATCTGATTGAATCCTGCGCAGAGGAAGACAGGCACGATTTTGTAACCGATATCCTGATCAGATATAAGAATCTGAAAAAGATATATGGTTATAAGATAAAAGATTACTGGAGCAACATATCAACGGTGGACGCTTATTATCGGACCAACATGGATTTCTTGAAGCCGGAAGTAAGAAATTACTTCTTCAAGCAGCATCCGGATGTCTACTCTAAGGTAAGTGACCTGCCGCCGGCAAAATACAATCCCGGCGCAGTGGTTAAGAACAGCCTGGTAGCGAGTGGAAGCATTATCAATGGTACGGTAGAGAATTCTATCCTCTTTAAGAAGACGTTTGTCGGTAATAACTGTGTTATTAAGAATTCAATCATTCTGAACGACGTCTATCTCGGGGACAATACATACATCGAGAATTGTATTGTAGAAAGTCGTGACACGATTAGAGCCAATACACGTCATGTTGGGGAAAATGGTGTGAAAGTAGTTGTGGAAAAGAACGAGAGGTATGCACTATAGTGCAGCGGCTTGTAAAGAAAGGGGCTAGAGGAAAATGCAAATCACGGATGTACGCGTGCGTAAAGTGGCAAAAGAGGGAAAGTTAAAGGCGGTAGTATCAATTACTATGGATGAGGAATTCGTAGTACATGACATCAAGGTCATTGAGGGTGAAAAAGGACTCTTTATTGCTATGCCGAGTAAAAAAGCATTAGACGGGGAATATCGAGACATTGCGCATCCAATTAATTCAGTGACCAGAGAGCGTATACAGAGTATTATTCTTGAGAGATACGAAGAAGCGTTGAATGAAGAGGAAGAATAAGAAATATTAAGATGGACAGGGTATGCATAAAGAATGCATGCCCTGTTTGATTTGCGGCGACCGAAAAAGTATCTAGCCTAACAAATGAAACGTCATGTTTTTATGTGTTTTGGGATGTAAGAATTCCAGCCGGTAGGCGCACAGGCAGATGTTCTGCCAGCCTTCGTCCTTATGCACATTTGGGTTATACTTGGTATCGCCTGCGATGGGGCAGCCCATGTGGGACAGCTGCACGCGAATCTGATGATGGCGGCCTGTATCCAGCCTGATATCCAGTTCTGTCCGTGGCGCATCATCGTCTTTGGATTGGTCAAAGAGGAAAGGCCCCTGTTCTACAACGGTATAATGAAGACGGGCAAGCTTGGCTCCTGCCGTGCCGGAAACGCAGACACGGGAAGTGTTGGTGCGCCCATCCTTTATGAGATAGTCCTCCAGCGTGCCTTCTTTCTGAGAGGGATGGCCATCCGCCAAAGCACGGTAATATTTTCCAAAGCCATGGCTTTGCAGCTGGCGGTTTAGTTCCTTTGCTGCAAAGGGCGTCTTGGCAAAAACCAGGATTCCTTTTACGGGCTGATCCAGGCGGTGGATGACCGCCAGGTATGGCTCGCCTTTTTCCGGGGCAGACTGACAGATATGATTCTTAATAAGACTTTCCATATCGGGCGTGCCTGCCCGCCTGCTCTGGGTTGGGACCCCGTGAGGTTTTATGCACACCAGTATGTGGGAATCCTCATATAAGATTTCTATGCGCTTGGTATTCATATGAATTCTCCTTGACTTTGCGACTTTTCACTCTTATCATTTAAACATAGTGGATTAAAATATGCAAATAAAAATAGGGGAAGGCAGAAAAATGGATTATTTACTATTGATTCTGGGATTTATATTATTGATCAAAGGAGCGGATTATTTTGTGGACGGCAGTTCCAGCGTGGCAAAGCTCTTGAAGGTGCCATCGATTATTATAGGGCTTACGGTAGTGGCATTTGGGACAAGCATGCCGGAACTGTCGGTCAGCGTGACAGCGGCCATCAAGGGAAATAATGATCTGGCGGTCAGCAACGTGCTGGGATCGAATATATTCAACCTGCTGGTGGTGCTTGGGTGCTGCGCGCTGGTGAATCCTGTCCGGGCCAAGTGGTCTTTGCTGAAAAAGGAATTCCCGTTTTCTATCTTTATAGCGGTGATTCTGCTGCTTCTG carries:
- a CDS encoding glucose-1-phosphate adenylyltransferase, with protein sequence MIKKEMIAMLLAGGQGSRLGVLTAKVAKPAVAFGGKYRIIDFPLSNCINSGIDTVGVLTQYQPLRLNTHIGIGIPWDLDRNIGGVTILPPYEKSNSSEWYTGTANAIYQNLDYMETFNPDYVLILSGDHIYKMDYEVMLDYHKENNADVTIAAMPVPIEEAGRFGIVITDEDGRITEFQEKPPQPKSNLASMGIYIFSWPALKEALVALKDEPGCDFGKHIIPYCHEKNERLFAYEYNGYWKDVGTLGSYWEANMELIDIIPEFNLYEEFWKIYTNSDIIPPQYISGQSVIERSIIGDGSEVYGEVHNCVIGSGVTIGEGTVVRDSIIMKDVSIGKGCVIDKSIIAENCEIGDNVTFGIGSDVPNKLKPAVYSFGLVTVGENSVIPGQVQIGKNTAISGVTSKEDYPNGVLESGETLIKAGERA
- the spoVG gene encoding septation regulator SpoVG, yielding MQITDVRVRKVAKEGKLKAVVSITMDEEFVVHDIKVIEGEKGLFIAMPSKKALDGEYRDIAHPINSVTRERIQSIILERYEEALNEEEE
- a CDS encoding RluA family pseudouridine synthase yields the protein MNTKRIEILYEDSHILVCIKPHGVPTQSRRAGTPDMESLIKNHICQSAPEKGEPYLAVIHRLDQPVKGILVFAKTPFAAKELNRQLQSHGFGKYYRALADGHPSQKEGTLEDYLIKDGRTNTSRVCVSGTAGAKLARLHYTVVEQGPFLFDQSKDDDAPRTELDIRLDTGRHHQIRVQLSHMGCPIAGDTKYNPNVHKDEGWQNICLCAYRLEFLHPKTHKNMTFHLLG
- the glgD gene encoding glucose-1-phosphate adenylyltransferase subunit GlgD → MRAVGIILAGGNSNKMRELTHKRAVAAMPIAGSYRAIDFALSNMSNSHIQKVAVLTQYNARSLNEHLNSSKWWDFGRKQGGLYVFTPTITADNGYWYRGTADAIYQNLEFLKRCHEPYVIITSGDAVYKMDYNKVLEYHIAKKADITVVCKELEPGGDASRFGTLKMNESMRVEEFEEKPMVANSNTISTGIYVIRRRQLIDLIESCAEEDRHDFVTDILIRYKNLKKIYGYKIKDYWSNISTVDAYYRTNMDFLKPEVRNYFFKQHPDVYSKVSDLPPAKYNPGAVVKNSLVASGSIINGTVENSILFKKTFVGNNCVIKNSIILNDVYLGDNTYIENCIVESRDTIRANTRHVGENGVKVVVEKNERYAL